The nucleotide sequence ACTTGTCCAATAATCGCTATTTTCAAGTCCAAGTCTCCATATAGCAACTCCTGATAAATTGTAGGAATTAATAAGATCAAGTTTATAATTAAGGCTTTGTCCATTTTCAAACCATACACTATGATTAATTCCAGACGAATCTACATAATAGAAGTAAGGAGATTGTGATGTTAAATCCCAGTTTATAGTAGCATTATAAGTTGATGCTAAATTATATGTTCCGGAAATGCCATAGGCTTTAGTAGGATTAGAAGACCAATCGTAGCCATAGGCAGCAGCTCCAAGCATAATCTTTGTAGTAGGAATAACTGTTATAGCATATTTAATTACATTTTCAACCCAACCGATTGAAGCTATAGGTCCAGGAGAGCCTCCTCCGTAATGTTCGTCATAAGTCATTAATATAACTTGATCTGCTGCTTTAGCAAGGGCAGCATAATCAAAAGCACCGTTCCAAGCAGCTGTAGGGCTGTCACTAGTTTTTGCAGGAACGCAAATAGTTACGTAAAAACCTTGTGGGTTAAGTGTACTATAAAGTTCATTCATAAAAGTTGTTAAATAGCTTCTGTCATAATAGTAAACCCCTTCTAAATCTATATTAACTCCTTTATAACCATTTGCCTTTAAAGAGGTTAATATATTGTTTATTAGATTTTGTCTGTTTGTACTGTTTTCAAGTAAAGTTTGTGCTACAGCTCCATCAAAATTGTTTTCAATTGTAGCAAGTGTTTTGATACCATTATTATTTGCATAAGTTACTTGGTTTGTTGGAACTAATCCTGAAATATTTCCAACACCATCTGTTGTATAAGTATGAGTTGCAATCTCATCAATTGTACTTGTGTTTGCAGCTATTGAATTATAAGAAGATGTATCTCCTGAATAATAATAAGTTGTAAATCCAAGTACTAGTTTTTTAGAAGCTGGTTGTGTAGTTAAAGCTGTAGTTGTAACGCTTATGTGTGTAGAGTCAGCTGAAATACCATAGGAATTATAAGCTCTTACAAAGTACCAATATTTTGTGCCGGAACTTAAAGAAGTATTTTTGTATGTATTGGTAGACACTGTGGCTAGCAAACTATAATTTGAATCGGAAGATATTGCTCTGTATATCCTATAGCCAGAAGCACCTGAAACTGTTTGCCAGCTTAAGGATATGTCACTAGAGGTTACAGAAGTAGCAGTTAGGCCTGTAGGCGCTGGCGGAGCAGTTTTTGCTGTGGTTTTTGTGAGAGGCTTTGCAAATGCAAGTGTGCCGTTGAAAATGATTACAAGCATAACGGCCAAGAATGTTAAAAGTTTTTTACGAGTACTCAAGGTATATTCCCCCTTCTTAATTTTATAATAATACTTCTATATCGAATAAAAATACAATGAGTTCACAAGTAATTTATAGCGATTATACCAAGTTTTCTAGTGAGTTACATTAAAAAGGTACATAAGGTATATTAATAATTTATTCAAAAAACTGTAATGCGGTATACGGAAGTTATTGCAAGCCTTACATAAAAGGAATAAAATTATATAA is from Clostridium acetobutylicum ATCC 824 and encodes:
- a CDS encoding glycosyl hydrolase family 18 protein; translated protein: MSTRKKLLTFLAVMLVIIFNGTLAFAKPLTKTTAKTAPPAPTGLTATSVTSSDISLSWQTVSGASGYRIYRAISSDSNYSLLATVSTNTYKNTSLSSGTKYWYFVRAYNSYGISADSTHISVTTTALTTQPASKKLVLGFTTYYYSGDTSSYNSIAANTSTIDEIATHTYTTDGVGNISGLVPTNQVTYANNNGIKTLATIENNFDGAVAQTLLENSTNRQNLINNILTSLKANGYKGVNIDLEGVYYYDRSYLTTFMNELYSTLNPQGFYVTICVPAKTSDSPTAAWNGAFDYAALAKAADQVILMTYDEHYGGGSPGPIASIGWVENVIKYAITVIPTTKIMLGAAAYGYDWSSNPTKAYGISGTYNLASTYNATINWDLTSQSPYFYYVDSSGINHSVWFENGQSLNYKLDLINSYNLSGVAIWRLGLENSDYWTSIRTKFNR